The following are encoded together in the Bos taurus isolate L1 Dominette 01449 registration number 42190680 breed Hereford chromosome 10, ARS-UCD2.0, whole genome shotgun sequence genome:
- the TBPL2 gene encoding TATA box-binding protein-like 2, protein MGWVRSSATPSLVHHLFPPAICGSVDVGDQARPPARPLVPCSQPWPRPRLATSSRGPINGFCAPHAWPTQPQLHSLWLFPPFPTSQLPTVSPPPMEETYLELYLDQCSAQDALTPSRSPLLSPAVPYDVDMLTSSNPETAFNPQLEEVTEASGSFSAVDLSFLPDELSQENKDQTVIRSKHEVEENCKTQSRQIRLPLPSQLDAGLALNSSSGSGSHSHLHPADGNSAQPSPEKPHSMPLASITPMTPMAPISECSGIVPQLQNIVSTVNLACKLDLKKIALHAKNAEYNPKRFAAVIMRIREPRTTALIFSSGKMVCTGAKSEEQSRLAARKYARVVQKLGFPARFLDFTIQNMVASCDVRFPISLEGLVLTHQQFSSYEPELFPGLIYRMVKPRIVLLIFVSGKVVLTGAKKRSDIYEAFENIYPILKGFKKA, encoded by the exons ATGGGCTGGGTGCGGAGTTCTGCAACCCCCTCCCTGGTTCATCATCTGTTCCCTCCAGCCATCTGTGGGAGCGTAGACGTGGGGGACCAGGCGAGGCCCCCTGCCCGGCCCCTGGTCCCCTGCTCCCAGCCCTGGCCCAGGCCCCGCCTTGCCACGAGCAGCCGCGGGCCAATAAATGGCTTCTGCGCCCCACACGCCTGGCCAACTCAGCCACAGCTCCATTCGCTCTGGCTCTTCCCCCCATTCCCAACCTCTCAACTCCCAACAGTGAGCCCTCCACCCATGGAGGAGACATACCTGGAGCTCTACTTGGACCAGTGCTCCGCCCAG GATGCCCTTACGCCATCCAGATCACCCCTGCTGAGCCCAGCTGTGCCTTATGATGTGGACATGCTTACGTCATCCAATCCAGAGACTGCATTTAATCCCCAGCTTGAAGAAGTCACAGAAGCATCTGGCAGTTTCTCAGCTGTGGATCTTAGCTTCTTACCAGATGAGCtctcccaagaaaataaagaccagACTGTCATTAGGAGCAAGCATGAAGttgaagaaaactgtaaaactcaaAGTCGGCAAATTAGGTTGCCCTTACCCAGCCAACTGGACGCTGGCCTGGCCTTAAACAGCAGCAGTGGGTCAGGTTCCCATTCACATCTGCACCCTGCTGATGGTAACTCAGCCCAGCCCTCTCCTGAGAAACCACACTCCATGCCTCTGGCGTCCATAACTCCTATGACACCAATGGCCCCTATTTCAGAATGTTCTGGAATTGTGCCTCAACTACA GAACATAGTTTCCACTGTAAACCTGGCCTGTAAATTGGATCTGAAGAAAATAGCTTTGCATGCAAAAAACGCAGAATATAACCCAAAG AGATTTGCCGCTGTCATAATGAGGATCCGAGAGCCCAGGACTACAGCCCTCATATTTAGCTCTGGGAAAATGGTCTGCACAGGAGCCAAAAG CGAAGAGCAGTCTCGACTTGCAGCGAGGAAGTACGCCCGTGTGGTGCAGAAGCTTGGCTTTCCTGCCAGATTCCTCGATTTTACAATTCAGAACATGGTTGCAAGCTGTGATGTGAGATTTCCTATCAGTCTGGAAGGTTTGGTGCTAACCCATCAGCAGTTCAGTAG TTATGAACCTGAACTGTTTCCTGGCCTTATTTATAGAATGGTGAAACCACGAATTGTGTTGCTTATCTTTGTATCTGGAAAAGTTGTGCTGACAG GTGCCAAAAAACGTTCTGACATCTATGAAGCATTTGAAAACATCTATCCTATTCTAAAGGGTTTTAAAAAAGCCTGA